The genomic DNA GTGGCTAATAGTTGAAGAAGAAAGTGCCTTATTAAGAAACTTTAAATTTATTAATATTTTCATGGATGTTCCTAATCTTAAACGTTCTTTTCGGAATAGACGTTTGCTCACTATGATTCTGAAAAGGTGTATCCCATATAGTCAAAGTAGCACATTCGTATATTTATACTCACACTTGTTTGTAAGATATAATGATTACTTTTACCTTTATTTAAGACTAACTTTAATTGGCATATTTGTTAATTATGCTATACCAACAAGTGGTTGGATTTTTAATCTCCTAATTTTATTTATGACTGGATATCAAGTAATTCCTTTACAACATGAAATTAAACAAAGTGTATTACTTTACCCTATTTCTAAAACCCAGATAAATGATTCTTTCTTAAAGTTTGTCTTGGTTGTATTATATGCACAATTATTTATTCTATATTTCGCTATGTTCATTTATACTTCTACTGCTAAAATATACTATCTTGTAATTGGAAGTTTATTTGTTTATGTATTCGTGTATTTCTTTGTATCAAAGAGAGTCAATGTCTCAGGAAGTGCCTTAAAAGAATAGCGTGGTGTTCAACTAACAAGGGCTTTAGCAAAATAACTGAGGAACTATTTTGCAACTTTGAAGTTCTTCAATTTTCCGTAATCGGGTGCGTTTGTAAAGTAACAAAAAAGGTCTGATTTCCCAATTTTAATGCTGGGAAATCGGACCTTTTTATATATATATATAGTGCAAAATAGCACTTAAAATGAGTGCGAAATAACTCCAAAAGTGACAGCAATTCACAGACCATTACGGTTTGAAAAAATTCCAGCAAAAGTAAATGAAAAAATTATCCTATTTGATCCCACGGAGATTGTCTTCGTTGAGAGTAATGAGGGAATTTCACACCTGCATGTAGATGGAGAAGTGTTTCCTTGTTCCATTACATTGAATGACGGATTAACCCCCGAATTTTGGACAATAACTCTCTTATTCTTTCATTTCCTCAGTTTTTTATTTTATAGATTTCTTTCATTATTCTTCAAAAAGGCCATGTTGCTTGACATGGAGCCTCTGCGGGCATGATTCTCCTGCCAAGAAGCCAGCTGTTTTACAACATTGGCATCGCCGAACGAGGCTATCATGCCCGCCACTCCAAATCAAGCTGATGCTTTGAATGAATACATCCATTACACCCGAACCTCCTTGATCACCAATGAATCTTGTTTTTGATAGAATTCCTTTGGTGACAAATCTAGTATACTAGAATGCATACGTCTCTCGTTGTAGAACTCCATAAAATTCATGACTTCTTGATATGCTTCTGTGTAGGTTTCAAACTGCCATCTGGATAGGCAATCGTCCTCAAAAATGCGATGGAAAGACTCAATATGAGCATTCATATTTGGTGTTCTTGGTGGAATTCTTTCGTGCTCAATTTTGGAATCTTCACAAAACTTTTCAAAAGTATGGGAAATAAACTGCGGTCCATTGTCTGTTCGGATTACAGGTTTTTCCAATTCGTCATATTGTTGGCGTTTTAATAATGCCCTTTTCAGTGTCTGTTTGACATCATCTCCAGTGCAGCTTAATCCCATATGATAGGTAATGATGCCCCTGTCATAAACATCGATGATGGACATGACAAAGAAAAAGCGATCCTCACCTTCGATAAAGCCATATTTAATGTCAGCTTCCCATAGCTGATTAGATCTTGTAATAATGCGATTTCTTGCTAGTTTCCTAGGGTATGAGACTTTCTTTTGGCGCTGTGGGCGTAAGATGCCCAATTCTTTACAAATCCGGTATACTTTTTTCTTGTTAATTTTAAGTTTGTATTTTCGCCTTAAGACCTTAGTGAGTTTGCGATAACCATAGTTATAGCAATCACCGGCAATCTCTTCTAGTAGAAATTCTTTAATCTGTTCGTCTGATATCTTTTGACCGTCCTCTTGGATCGAATAACCTGGTGCTGGACGTCCCTCACTTACTTTTTTCTCCTCAACACGATAATTCTTTTGATAGTAGTATGTGGATCGAGGAATACCTATGATTTTAAGCACCTTTGAAATCGAGTAGCCTTTTTGAATCCATTTGTTAGCTACTTCATGCTTTTCAGCAAGTGAGGGTTTTTCTTTTTTATAAGATCCCTCAGGATCGCTATTTCAAGGTCTTTTTCACCTAATAACATTTTAAGTTTTTCATTTTCTTTGGATAATTCTTTGGAGTCTATATCTGGCAGCACAGCCACATCTACTTCACCAAATTTACCATCTTTGTATTCACGAACCCAGCGACTAACCATATTGGGATTCAGATCATACCGGCGAGCTACAAGGGTATTCTTCCCTGTGTCTTGGGCTTCCTTGATGACTTGTAATTTAAATTCTTTAGAATGTTTTATTCGTTTCATGATGTCAGCCTCCTTGGTACATTAAGCAGTATAATAAATATTACTCTTATTGTCCAAGTTCATTTTGGGGCTTATGAGAGAGGAATCACTATACTAAGAAGAGGAGGAAGGTTAATGAAGAAAAATAAGGTTGGAAAGACGATTTTATATATGATTTTATGCCTTTATGCAGTAACAACTCTAGTGCCTTTTTTGTGGGCACTATCTTCATCTTTTAAAACACTACAAGAGATCGTTTCTGGATCGATGTCTTTTATCCCGAAAAACTTTACTCTAGAAAACTATAAACAAATTTTTATTGAACAAGAGCATTTTCCAAGATGGATGTTTAATAGCTTATTTATTGCTGGAGTAGGGACTTTTTTAAACCTAATATTCAACTCCATGGCTGGATACGCACTAGCTCGTCTAACATTTCCAGGTAAAAAAGCGTTGTTCATCATTATTCTAGGGGTACTTATGATTCCTGCACAAGTAACGATGATTCCAAACTATTTAATTTTAAAAGAATTAGGCTGGTTAAATTCTTACCAAGGAATGATTGTACCTGGCATGATCAATGCAACCTATATTTTTATGATGAGACAGTTCTTTATTAACTTTCCGAAGGAGTTGGAAGAAGCAGCCGAAATAGATGGCTTAAGTAAGTTCGGGACATTTTTTAGAGTGGTATTACCACTAGCAAAGCCAGCACTAGCTGCTCAATCGATCTTTATTTTTATGGGATTTTGGAACGATTTTATGAGACCACTCATCGTTATTACTGATATTGAAATGTTTACCCTACCACTAGGCTTGAATACCTTCAAAGGACAATTTGTTAGCTATTGGAATTATATCATGGCAGCTTCCATGGTATTTACGCTACCAGTATTATTGTTATATGCCTTCTTTAACCGTTACTTTATTAAAGGGATCTCATTTACAGGTGGAAAATAATAAATTAGGACGTTAATCCAGAGGGGTTAACGTCCGTTTTTCTGAAAGGAAAAGCCCAGTATAAACTGAACTGGGCAATTGCTTTTACGGCTTTAATATTACTTTTATACAATCTTCCGTTTTTGGGAGGTTCCTACAAAATGCCATTAACTTTGACAAAATAGACGGAGAAATTCCGCTTAACTTAATAATTATGATAAAAAAATCTTAAATAAACGGAGAAATTCCGGCTATTGACTTAAAAAATTGAAAAATGGAAGAGTTTGCTTTGCTTAATCGGAAAAACTCCGCTTATTTTACCCCAGAACGCGGCCCATTCTGAATCTAACCGGAAAAGCTCCGCTTATTTTCTTTTACTGGTTACTAAATTAGGTGCTTGTAACCTTAATAAAGAAACTCGCTCATACTATGACGAGTTTTCCTTTTTTATATACCAATAACGAGTCATTTCCCTATTCTTATTCAGTCAGGCTTTTCACATTCATTTTATTTCATTGTCTTCATAAGAAATCCAGTCGCTAAAGCTTCCTAGATACAGTTTCACATGTTCAAAGCCGGCTTCTTTTAATGCTAGGAAGTTCGGAACGGCAGTTACTCCCGACCCACAATAAACGATCAGTTCCTTATCAGGATCAATATCTGAAAATCTCTCTTTTTGATTTTCTACTGAATGGTAATACCCCTCATGAAGTCCTTCCATCCAAGGCTTATTAATAGCGCCTGGAATATGGCCTTTCTTCTTATCAATTGGCTCTTCAATTCCTAAGTATCTTTTGTTCTCGCGTGAGTCAATTAATACGATGTTTGGATAACTTCCAGATACGACTTCTTGCACCTCTTTTATGTCAGCCAATAAATCAGGCTGTAGGTCGATTTGGAAATCCAATTTTTCAAAAACAGGTACATCAGCTGTAGTTGGATAATTGGCTTTTGTCCAATTTTTATACCCTCCATCAAGTACATATACTTTTTTATGTCCAAGATAAGATAACATCCACCAAAACCTAGCTGCATAGGCTCCTTCACCGTTATCATAAGCGACAAGAGTTGTATCCTGATCAATACTTGCCATTTCAAGTTTCTCTTTTAATTCATTTATGTCAGGCAGAGGGTGTCTTCCACCATGAATACCCACTTGTCCTGAAAGGTCCTTTTCTAAATCAAAATAAACGGCTCCTGAAATATGATTTTGATCGTATTCTAGCTTTCCTAATTCAGGGTTAGCAAGTGCA from Robertmurraya sp. FSL R5-0851 includes the following:
- a CDS encoding IS3 family transposase translates to MQKGYSISKVLKIIGIPRSTYYYQKNYRVEEKKVSEGRPAPGYSIQEDGQKISDEQIKEFLLEEIAGDCYNYGYRKLTKVLRRKYKLKINKKKVYRICKELGILRPQRQKKVSYPRKLARNRIITRSNQLWEADIKYGFIEGEDRFFFVMSIIDVYDRGIITYHMGLSCTGDDVKQTLKRALLKRQQYDELEKPVIRTDNGPQFISHTFEKFCEDSKIEHERIPPRTPNMNAHIESFHRIFEDDCLSRWQFETYTEAYQEVMNFMEFYNERRMHSSILDLSPKEFYQKQDSLVIKEVRV
- a CDS encoding transposase; the encoded protein is MKRIKHSKEFKLQVIKEAQDTGKNTLVARRYDLNPNMVSRWVREYKDGKFGEVDVAVLPDIDSKELSKENEKLKMLLGEKDLEIAILRDLIKKKNPHLLKSMK
- a CDS encoding carbohydrate ABC transporter permease — protein: MKKNKVGKTILYMILCLYAVTTLVPFLWALSSSFKTLQEIVSGSMSFIPKNFTLENYKQIFIEQEHFPRWMFNSLFIAGVGTFLNLIFNSMAGYALARLTFPGKKALFIIILGVLMIPAQVTMIPNYLILKELGWLNSYQGMIVPGMINATYIFMMRQFFINFPKELEEAAEIDGLSKFGTFFRVVLPLAKPALAAQSIFIFMGFWNDFMRPLIVITDIEMFTLPLGLNTFKGQFVSYWNYIMAASMVFTLPVLLLYAFFNRYFIKGISFTGGK
- a CDS encoding sulfurtransferase; the protein is MKFIVEKEWVLKNLNQRDVRMIDCRFALANPELGKLEYDQNHISGAVYFDLEKDLSGQVGIHGGRHPLPDINELKEKLEMASIDQDTTLVAYDNGEGAYAARFWWMLSYLGHKKVYVLDGGYKNWTKANYPTTADVPVFEKLDFQIDLQPDLLADIKEVQEVVSGSYPNIVLIDSRENKRYLGIEEPIDKKKGHIPGAINKPWMEGLHEGYYHSVENQKERFSDIDPDKELIVYCGSGVTAVPNFLALKEAGFEHVKLYLGSFSDWISYEDNEIK